The sequence CACTTGACGATACTAAGTGTGATTCTATTTTTGTGTTTGACAGGACATCACAATGAAGATACCTTATTCAGGAACTGCTCAACGTCCTCCAATCTTGGATGGATCCAACTATGCTATCTGGAAAGTCAGGATGTGTGTCTACATCAAATCGATTGATGAAAAGGCATGGCAGCGTGTGCTACAAGGATGGAATCCACCAAGGAGAACTGATAGAGAAGGAGATTTTCTCCTCAAACCAGAAACGGACTGGAATGCCGATGAAACTGCTGCTTCAAATATGAACAACAAAACCCTTAATTCTATTTTTACTTCTCTTGATTCTAATATGTTTTCACTAGTCACTAATTGTGTATGTGCTAAACAGGATTGGGAAAAACTTCAAATGCACTGTGAAGGATCCGAAAGTGTGCGTCGAACCAAAAGAAGGATTCTCACTACTCAGTTTGAAAACATGAGAATGGAAGAGAGTGAGACAATCGATGATTATGAACGCCGCTTAAGGAAGATCGAGAATGAGGCAATTGATCTTGGTGATGCTATTTCAAATGAACGCCTGGTGAGAAAAGTGTTGAGATCACTGccgaaaagatttcaaatgaaGATTTGTGCTATTGATGAATCAAAAGACACATCAATTCTGGGATTGGATGAATTGATGAGTTCACTTCGAACTTATGAGTTGGAgatgaattttgaaaaaaaggACAAAGGTAAGTTTATTGCACTTCAAGTTTCCAATGACTCAtacaatgattttgttgatctgACACAGGGAGTCAACGAGTATGACTTAGGAGATGATTCTATTGCCTTACTTACCAAACAATTTGGTAATTACTTAAAGAGAATGAGAGATTATAAGAAACCTGGTCAGAAACCTAAAGTTTTGAATGCTCTTGCTGTTGGAAAACCATTGAGGATTTGCGGACCAGAACAGAATACCATTTCTTCAAAGAGTCAAAATCACTTtcagaaagaaggaaaaacacTGACTATCTCAAAGAAGTTTGAGTCTGTAAAGTGTCATGAGTGCACAGGCTTCGGTCACTATGCTAATGAGTGCCCAACCAGACTTTGCAAAGGTATGTGTGCTTCcctaagtgatgatgaagatgaggaAGGTACAGAACAAGGAGAAGAAGAGACTCACAATGCCCTTTCAGTTTTGGTGCTGCAGAAGAAACAcagtgttgtcacaggtgtCACAACACTTGGTCACAACACTGACCAAAAGGTACTTTGTCTGAATGCATATGTTTATGGAGACTCAAATCAGGAAGCTAGTGAAGTAGAACTTTCTTGGAATAATGCTCATAAGATGTATGAAGAATTTATATAATGACTGGATATTAAGGAACAAGACAAATTCTGCTTTAACAAAGGAGAACAGTGAACTGAAAGCTTCAATGGCTAGACTAGAAGTTGTTCTGAGCAAGAAAGATTTAGAACTAGGCAAGGTCAAAGAAGAGCTTGGAAGAGCCAATGCAACTCTCgcaaagtttaattcaagcaagACCAAGTTGGATTCAATTCTGATGATGGGAAAAGATGATAGAGCTGGTCTAGGATTTTATAATAGCAAGTTTGAAGTTTGTGAGTCGTCACAAACTGTTTTTGTCAAAGAGAACAGTAACTCTGCTAGTGTTCCAATTGCAATTCCAAAGGAAAAACCAATTCCATTGAAGACACAAGCTCCTGTTCAAAGGAAAAAACAAAGGAAGCGCAggtttgtttgtcattactgtcacAAGCAAGGTCACATCAAGCCTTACTGTTTTAAACTCAGGTATGACTATATGTACTGGAAGACCAGACAAGTTTTGCcatcagtgttgccaacactgaaccaGAACACTGCCTGGAAgaaaaattttgagaaaaaaatttgggtaccaaaagctaaatCTAGTTGTAATGTCGTTAatacttccttgaaaactaatgtTGCAGGTCATTGGTACTTTGACAGTGGCAGTTCACGCCACATGACAGGATTGAAGAAGTATTTTgctgactatgttgaacaggataaaggaaaagtgacatatggaggaggagccaatggaaaaattgttggaaaaggcaccttgaatgtagaaggactacctaagcttcacaatgttctacatgttgaaggattaaatgctaatcttattagtattagtcaactttgtgatgatgatctttatgttaaatttgataagaattTGTGTCAAGTTTTTGATAAGATTAATTCATGTGTTTTGACAGGGTCTAGATCATCGGACAActgttatcaacttggagagtATTTTGCTTGCAAATTCACCAACGTTgatgatttgaatttatggcatcaaaagttgGGACATGCCAACTTCAAAGCATTGAAGAAACTGAGCCAGTATGATGCTGTAAGAGGGATGCCAAATTTAACTTCTGGAGTTCCATATGTGTGTGGAGACTGTCAGAAAGGTAAGCAAACTCGTATGTCACATCCagtgttacaacactgtgggacaacatgatgtcttgaactcctAAACATGGACTTAATGGGACCTATGGAGGTTGAAAGCTGTGGAGGTAAGAGATATTCA is a genomic window of Henckelia pumila isolate YLH828 unplaced genomic scaffold, ASM3356847v2 CTG_477:::fragment_3, whole genome shotgun sequence containing:
- the LOC140872837 gene encoding uncharacterized protein, with translation DITMKIPYSGTAQRPPILDGSNYAIWKVRMCVYIKSIDEKAWQRVLQGWNPPRRTDREGDFLLKPETDWNADETAASNMNNKTLNSIFTSLDSNMFSLVTNCVCAKQDWEKLQMHCEGSESVRRTKRRILTTQFENMRMEESETIDDYERRLRKIENEAIDLGDAISNERLVRKVLRSLPKRFQMKICAIDESKDTSILGLDELMSSLRTYELEMNFEKKDKGKFIALQVSNDSYNDFVDLTQGVNEYDLGDDSIALLTKQFGNYLKRMRDYKKPGQKPKVLNALAVGKPLRICGPEQNTISSKSQNHFQKEGKTLTISKKFESVKCHECTGFGHYANECPTRLCKGMCASLSDDEDEEGTEQGEEETHNALSVLVLQKKHSVVTGVTTLGHNTDQKNLYNDWILRNKTNSALTKENSELKASMARLEVVLSKKDLELGKVKEELGRANATLAKFNSSKTKLDSILMMGKDDRAGLGFYNSKFEVCESSQTVFVKENSNSASVPIAIPKEKPIPLKTQAPVQRKKQRKRRFVCHYCHKQGHIKPYCFKLRYDYMYWKTRQVLPSVLPTLNQNTAWKKNFEKKIWVPKAKSSCNVVNTSLKTNVAGSRSSDNCYQLGEYFACKFTNVDDLNLWHQKLGHANFKALKKLSQYDAVRGMPNLTSGVPYVCGDCQKGISHEYSAPKTPQQNGIAKRKNRTLQEMERVMMQLAKFDSKNDKCLFLGYALNSRAYRMFNLRTRTIIESINEVFYDYADLKGKTIEYNIHDLLDTVVPQTDSSVVTSVVPPKKSPSTALSPTLNMDEQSTEDQDDFEDEIQDAGHDVPSKIQKNHPTSQIIGDAQGRMQTRIKEKVDYQKMNGLVCMTSAYSQVRYSCFVSSIEPKNVGETLKDEFWVNAMHDELEQFVKNDVWILVPPPDHSNIIGTK